Genomic segment of Xanthobacter dioxanivorans:
ACGATATGGCGGATAAAGCTGGGCTTGATGTCTTCGGCGAGGATCCTGCGGATGCGCGCGTGCTCCTCGATATCCTTCCACTCCGCGATGAGATAGAAGCGAAGCGGATCTTCTTCATCCCGAAGGAGAACACCATCCTTAACCTGCGCCCATGACTTGTGCATGGGGTTGCCATCCGAATAATCGAACGCCTCGAACTCGCGGATGAACTCCTCCTCCACGCCGGGGTGGATGGTGAAGTCATAGATATGAAGGTAGTTGCCCTTCGTCGCGAGCGGCTCCTGCGCCATGCCGGCCTCCCTCAGTGTCCCTGGACATTGGACGAGCCGCCTTCCGGCGGACTCGAATAAAGATGTACACTGATTAATTCGGCCGTCAATGCGCCACATCAGAATTCACCCAAGATGCCGCCGGTATGGGCATATCGACTGTTTTCCGCGCATATTTGGTGCGGATTTGACTTCTCCGCAGGCAGGAAAACGACTGTGTACTGACTAAATGCACGGACAAACTTCGCATCTCCCCGCGACGGAAGGCGCACCGCCAAGGTCGACCTGATCCGCCGCGCGTCCGCCGCCGTGGAGCTCGGCGGCGGACGGTAGCCGCGATGCCTCTCCTCGCTTAAGCTTGGGGCGGCGCCAGCGGCGGCGCGGGTGGCAGGGACATGTTCGACGCGGTGATCATCGGAGGGGGACCGGCCGGGGCGTCCTGCGCCCTGTGGCTGAAGATGCTCGGCTTCCGCCCTTGCATCGTCGAGCGCCGCCCCGTGCTCGGCGGCCTGCAGAACGACAACCCCTACCCCAACCAATGGATCGCCCCGGTGCTCAACCGCACCGGCCTCGAGGTCGCCGCCGACATCCACCGCCATGTGCTCGAACACGACATCGTCTGCCGCCTCAGCGAGGCGGTTACCGCGCTCGAAGTGGTGGAAGGCGGCTTCCGCGTCACCACGGCGGGAGGAGAGATCATCCTGGCGCGCACGGCGGTGCTGGCCTCGGGCGTCCGGCCGGTGAAGGGCGGCTTCACCGCGTCGGACGGGGTGATCATCGGGCCTGGCCGCACCATGTTCCATGCCGAGTTCGAGGGCCAGTCGGTGGCCATCCTCGGCGGCGGCGACAATGCCTTCGAGAACTATATCTTCGTG
This window contains:
- a CDS encoding NAD(P)/FAD-dependent oxidoreductase translates to MFDAVIIGGGPAGASCALWLKMLGFRPCIVERRPVLGGLQNDNPYPNQWIAPVLNRTGLEVAADIHRHVLEHDIVCRLSEAVTALEVVEGGFRVTTAGGEIILARTAVLASGVRPVKGGFTASDGVIIGPGRTMFHAEFEGQSVAILGGGDNAFENYIFVRKRGATRVTIFARTIRARREFLEKVPPADVRIGAYPVAPDVPSVASQRYDRILVFYGWEPYLPYARHLGLAHSSRGFVETSADCETSVPDLYAIGEIAQRMHPCCVTSMADGVVAAKAIQRTLEQDAVARFAERVRRSAPSGDPARAEPPQRLR